From Mesorhizobium sp. Pch-S:
GCGGCCGACGATCTTGCCGGCGGTGGCGCCGGCGGCAAAATTGTCGACACCGACATAGTCGGCGCTTTCAAGCCGTTCCTGGCCCGACAGGAACTGCACTACCTTGACGCCGCGTTCCACCAACCGCAGCAGCGCATCGCGCACCTGCGGCGATTCCGGCGCCATCACTGCGACGCCGTCCAGTTCTTCATGGTCGATGCCGGTGAGGTATTTCGCGACAGGGTGCGGGTCGTTCATCGCGATCCGGGCGACTTCGACCTCGGTGGAATCGCCGCGCGCCGCCTCGCGAGCCTCACCGACGCGGGCGATGAGTTCCGACAGGTACTGGTCGCCGGATGTCGGCAGTACGAAGCGGAAACGATAGGTCTTGTTGCGTGCCAGCGCCACGGCGGCGGGGTTGCGCACGAAGCCGATACGCTCGATCGCCTCGGCCACTCGTCTTGCCGCCTTCGGGCTGACATTCGGCCGTTCGTTGAGAACACGGTCGATGGTGGCGAGACTCACGCCCGCGGCTTCTGCCAGGTCTTTCGCGGTTGGCCGCACGCTTGTCATCCCGCTTCCAATTAGCCGGATATCTCCAACAAAAGCAGATGAAAAGCAAGAATTGAGGTGCGCACCTCAAAATTTGCTTGCTTTGAGGTGCGCACCTCAATTATGAGTCTCGCAGTGGCGGGCCGGGAGGATCGGCGTGGACCACAGCGGAGGAGTGAGGCCGGGAAGGTCGTTCCGCGTCAGGTGCCCTGAACAGGGTGTTTTCTTCCGATGGAGGTCGGAAGCAGGGGACGGGAGGCCCCAGCCATGAAATCTCGCTATGTCACATCATTGGCCGCCCTGGGTACGCTTCTGGCCGCCGGCATGAGCCAGGCGAATGCAAAGGACCTGACTTTGTGCTGGGCCGCCTGGGATCCGGCGAATGCGCTCGTCGAGCTCAGCAAGGACTTCGAGGCCAAGAGCGGCGTCAAGATGAAGTTCGAGTTCGTGCCCTGGCCGAACTTCGCCGACCGCATGCTCAACGAGCTGAACTCCGGCGGCAAGCTGTGCGACCTGATGATCGGCGACAGCCAGTGGATCGGCGGCGCCGCCGAGAACGGCCAATACGTCAAGCTCAACGATTTCTTCGACAAGGAAGGAATCAAGATGGACGACTTCATTCCGGCGACCGTCGTCGGCTATGCCGAGTGGCCGAAGAATTCGCCGAACTACTGGGCGCTGCCGGCCTTCGGTGACGTCGTCGGCTGGAGCTATCGCAAGGACTGGTTCGCCCGTCCCGAACTGCAGGCCGAGTTCAAGCAGAAATACGGCCACGACCTTGCCGTGCCGAAGACCTTCGCCGAACTCAAGGACATCGCCGAGTTCTTCCAGAAGCGCCAGATCGACGGCAAGACGGTCTATGGCGCAGCGATCTACACCGAGCGCGGCTCCGAAGGCATCACCATGGGGGTGATGGATGTGCTCTACTCGTTCGGCTTCCAGTATGAGAACCCGGCCAAGCCCTATGATCTGCAGGGCTATGTCAACTCCGCCAAGGCGGTGAAGGGTCTCGAATTCTACAAGCAGCTCTATGACTGCTGCACGCCGCCCGGCCATTCCGATGCCTACATGTCCGAGGACATCGACGCCTACAAGTCGGGCCAGGTCGCCCTGCACATGAACTTCGCCTTCACCTGGCCCGGCATCAATGCCGACGCCAATGTCGGCGGCGACAAATCGGGCTATTTCCCGAACCCGGCCGGTCCGGACGGCGTCGCTTTCGCCCAGCTCGGCGGCCAGGGCATTTCCGTGGTCTCGTCATCGGAAAAGAAGGACGATGCGCTCGCCTACATCAAGTGGTTTGCCCAGCCAGAGATCCAGCAGAAATGGTGGCAGATGGGCGGCTATTCGGCGCTGCGCAAGGTGGTCGAGGATCCAGGCTTCGCCACCAGCCAGCCTTATGCGCAGACCTTCCTGGACTCCATGGCCATCGTGAAGGATTTCTGGGCCGAGCCGTCCTACGCCTCGCTGCTGCAGGCGGCGCAGAAGCGCTTCCACGACTATGTCGTCGCCGGCCAGGGTTCCGCCCAGGATGCACTCGACGGTCTCGTCAAGGACTGGACGCAGGTCTTCGACGACGAAGGCAAGTACTGACCGCCGCTGGACGACCGGGCGCCCTTTCATATGCAAAGGGCGCTCCACCACCGTGACCCGGCGCATGGCCCTTTCGACGGTCCATGCCGATGTCCGGGGCCATGTCAGCTCTGGCCCGCCGCCACGCGGCGGGTCATGATGCGGCCATCCCGCAGTTGCCAAGCAGGGGAAGATCAATGTTGCAATTATCGGTCAATCGCGTCGCCGCGGCGACGCCGCGCGCCATAACCAGGCGTGTGCACGGCCTGTCCGACCGGGCGCTCGCCTGGCTGTTCGTCGCGCCGTCGATCGTGCTCTTGCTGGCGGTCAACATCTTTCCGTTGATCTGGACGATCCGGCTGAGCTTCACCAATTTCCGGGTCAATCGGCCCAATGCCGAGGTCGAGTTCATCGGCCTCAAGAACTACCTGAACATCCTGTCCGATCGCGACATCTGGCTGACCATGCAGGCGACGGCGCATTTCCTGATCTGGACGATCGTGCTGCAGGTGCTGATCGGCTTCACGCTTGCCTATCTGATCAACAAGAAGTTTCGCGGCAACGATCTCTGGACGACGATCATCGTGCTGCCGATGATGCTGAGCCCGGCGGTGGTCGGCAATTTCTGGACGTTCCTCTACCAGCCGCAGATCGGCCTGTTCAATTATGCAGTCGGCTTCCTGACCGGCGCCGACCCGTCTTCCTTCTCGATGATCGGCGACGTGTCGCTGGCGCCATGGGCGATCGTCATCGTCGACACCTGGATGTGGACGCCGTTCGTGATGCTGATCTGCCTCGCCGGCCTGCGCTCCATTCCGGCCAGCATCTACGAGGCCGCCGAATGCGACCGCGCCTCGAAATGGCGGCAGTTCTGGACCATCACCATCCCGCTGGTGCTGCCCTTCCTGATGCTGGCGGTGCTGTTCCGCGGCATTGAGAACTTCAAGATGTTCGACCTCGTCGTGCAGCTCACCGGCGGCGGACCGGGTTCGGTCACCGAGCTCACCTCGATCAACCTGAAGCGCGAAGCCTTCGAGAAGTGGCGTACCGGCTATGCCTCCGCCTATGCCGTCATCCTCTTCGTGACCGTCTTCGGCCTGGCCTCGATCTACGTCAAAGCCCTGAACAAGGTGAAACAGCGATGAGCAGCTATTCCGTCACCGAGCCGTCGCTGCGGCAGAAATGGTGCGCCGGGGTCCTGGTCGTGCTCTATGCGCTGATCACCATCCTGCCGCTGGTCTGGATCATCGCGACCAGCTTCAAGTCACCGTCCGACGCCATCGCCTATCCGCCCAAAACCTTCTTCACGCCGACGGTCGAGGGTTACGTCAACGTCTTCACCACCCGCACCCGCCTGACCGAAGAGCAGCTGCAGGCGGTCGGCGAACCGCAGACCTGGTACGACAGGCTGGTGCGCAAGGACGGCCGCGTCATTTCCGGGCCGTCGCGCTTTGCCGAACGCTTCACCAATTCAGTGATCATCGGCTTCGGCTCGACCGTGCTGTGCATCGTGCTGGGCACGGCCGCGGCCTATGCCTTCTCGCGCTTCAAGGTGCCGCTGAAGGACGATCTTTTGTTCTTCATCCTCTCGACGCGCATGATGCCGCCGATCGCGGTCGCCATTCCGATCTTCCTGATGTTCCGCGCGCTCGGTCTCAGCGACACCCATGCCGGCATGATCCTGCTCTACACGGCGGTCAACCTGTCGCTCTCGGTCTGGCTGCTCAAGGGCTTCATCGACGAGATCCCGATCGAATACGAGGAGGCGGCGCTGATCGACGGCTACACGCGCTTCCAGGCCTTCTGGAAGGTCGTGCTGCCGCAGGCCGCCACCGGCATCGCGTCGACCGCGATCTTCTGCCTGATCTTTGCCTGGAACGAATACGCCTTTGCGGTGCTGCTGACTTCCGGCAACGCGCAGACCGCGCCGCCCTTCATCCCGACCATCATCGGCGTCAGCGGCCAGGACTGGCCGGCCGTGGCTGCCGGCGCGACCCTGTTCCTGGTGCCGGTCATGGTCTTCACCATTCTCCTGCGCAAGCACCTGCTGCGCGGCATCACCTTCGGAGCCGTCCGCAAATGAGCAGCTTTTTCGACGGATTGTTCCATCTCAGGCGAGGGGCCTGGGAGATGCTGGCATCGGTGCTGATCGCCGCCGGTGTCGTCATGCTCATGCAGCCCTTCGTGCTGGCGCTTTATTCATGGTCCTTCATCGTCACCCTCGTCGGCACGGTGATGTTCATCATCGTCAGCCATTTCCCGGAGTAGGCCGATGGCGCAGATCAGAATCCAGAACGTGCGCAAGGAGTTCGGCCCCTTCACGGCCGTGCGCTCCTCGTCCTTCACCATCGAGGACGGCGAATTCTTCATGCTGCTCGGCCCCTCCGGCTGCGGCAAGACGACGACGCTGCGCATGATGGCGGGCCTCGAGTTGCCGACCTCGGGCGAGATCTTCATCGACGGCGAGGAAGTCGGCATGAAGCGGGCGAGCCAGCGCGACATCGCCTTCGTGTTCCAGATGTTCGCGCTCTACCCGCACATGAATGTTCGCCGGAACATCTCCTATCCGCTGGTCAGCCAGGGCATGAAACGCGAGGAGGTCAGGACGCGCGTCGCCGAGGTCGCCCGTATCCTCAGGATCGAGCACATCCTCGACAAGCCGGTCGGGGGGCTTTCCGGTGGCGACCGCCAGCGCGTGGCGCTCGGCCGCGCCATCGTGCGGCGGCCGAAAGCCTTCTTCATGGACGAGCCGCTCGGCGCCCTCGACGCCGAGTTCCGCGAGCACATGGCGGAAGAACTGCGTGCGCTGCACGACCGCATGGGCGCCACCACCGTCTATGTCACGCATGACCAGCTGGAAGCCATGCAGATGGGTGACAAGATCGTCGTCATGAACCATGGCGTCGTCGAGCAGTTCGGCCGGCCGCAGCAGATCTACGACTGGCCGGCGACAAAATTCGTCGCCCAGTTCATCGGCTCGCCATCGATGAACTTCCTCGATTTCGAGGGCATGATCGGTATCAACGGCGACGGCGTCGATCTTGGCGGTGTCAGGATCAAGGTGCCGGCGGCGCGCGAGGGTCGCGCCGGCCGTCTCACCCTGGGCGTGCGGCCCGAACATGTCGCCTTCCGCGACGATGCTCCCTACCGTGGTCGCGTCAGCGCCGTCGAATATCTCGGCACCACCCAGATCGTGACGCTCGCCACCGCGCATGGCGAGCTGAAGGCACGCATCTCGTCCGCTCAGGCGGTGCGCGAGGACGAGCTGGTCGGGCTGGAGTTCGACCCGCGCACGCTGTCGCTGTTCGACGCCGAAAGCGGCAAGGCGCTGCTGTCGCAGGCCAATGAAGGGGTGCTCGGTCATGGCTGATGTCGTGCTTGAGAACGTGACGAAGCGCTTCGGCGACACGGTCGCGCTCGACAATGTCTCGCTGACGGTTCCCGACGGCGCCTTCGTCGTGCTGCTCGGGCCGACCGGCGCCGGCAAGACGACGACGCTGCGCATGGTCTCCGGCCTCGACAAGCCCGACCGCGGCGAGGTCTATCTCGGCGGCCAGCCGACGAAGGGGCTGTCGCCGGCCGAGCGCAACGTTGCCATGGTGTTCCAGCAATATTCGCTCTACCCGCATCTGACGGTTCGCCAGAACCTGGAATTCCCGCTGAAATCGCCGCTGCTGCGGACGCCGCGGGATGTCATCGACGCCAAGGTGAAGGAGGTCGCCGAGGTCCTGCAGATCGCCCACAAGCTGGACAACAAGGCGACCGCGCTGTCCGGTGGCGAGATGCAGCGTGTCTCCATCGGCCGCGCGCTGGTGCGCAACCCCGAGATCTTCCTGATGGACGAGCCGCTGAGTTCGCTCGACGCCAAGCTGCGGGCAGACCTGCGCATCGAGCTGAAGCGCATCCAGGCGAAGCTCGGCGCCACTCTGCTCTACGTCACCCACGACCAGATCGAGGCGATGACCATGGCGACCCATGTCGGCGTGCTCAACGAAGGCAGGCTGGTGCAGTTCGGCTCGCCGCGCGAGGTCTATGAACAGCCGGTCAGCGTCTATGCCGCGACCCGGCTTGGACAGCCGCGCATCAACGTGCTGCCGGCAGACCTGTTTGCCGGCGCACCGGCTGGCGCCAAGAGCATCGGCCTGCGCCCCGAGCACATCGTGCAGGGCAACGGCGAGGAGGCGCTGGTCAAGCGGGTCGAGCATCTCGGCGACCAGACGCGCCTGCACCTGACCCTGAAGAGACACGACCTCGTCACCGTGACCGACGCGCACACGCCGCTCAAGGGCGGTGAGACCATCCGTATCCAACCCTCCCGGCCGCTCTATTTCGACGCCGCCGGCATGCGCCTCATCTAGGGAGAGCAGTTTCATGGCCCAGTTCATCAACAAGCGCGAAGACGTCGTCACCGAGGCGATCGACGGCGTGCTCGCACTCTCCGGCGGCGCGCTGACCCGTCTCGACGGCTATCCGCACATCCGTGTCGTGCTGCGCAGCGACTGGGACAAGTCCAGGGTGGCGATCGTCTCGGGTGGCGGCTCCGGCCATGAACCGGCCCATGTCGGCTTCGTCGGCAAGGGCATGCTGACAGCTGCGGTCTGCGGCGACGTCTTTGCCTCCCCCAGCGTCGATGCGGTGCTGGCCGGCATTCTCGCCGTCACCGGCCCGGCCGGTTGCCTGCTTATCGTCAAGAACTACACCGGCGACCGGCTGAACTTCGGCCTCGCCGCCGAGCGCGCGCGCGCCTTCGGCCTCAACGTTTCCATGGTGATCGTCGGCGATGACATCGCGCTACCCGAGCTGCCGCAGGCGCGCGGCGTCGCCGGTACGCTGTTCGTGCACAAGATCGCCGGCGCGCTCGCTGAGCGCGGCGCCGATCTCGAGGCGGTGACCACGGCTGCCAGACACGTCATCGCCGGCACGCGCTCCATCGGCATGTCGCTCGACACCTGCCGCGTGCCGGGTTCGCCGAAGGAAGACCGCATTCCCGAAGGCAAGGCCGAACTGGGGCTCGGCATCCATGGCGAGGCCGGCGTCGAGCAGATCGATTTCGCCGGTGCCAAAGCCTCGGTCGCCACCATGGTCGAACGGCTCGCCGCGGTGATGGGCGAGGGGCAGCATGTGGCCCTGATCAACAATCTT
This genomic window contains:
- a CDS encoding LacI family DNA-binding transcriptional regulator, whose protein sequence is MRPTAKDLAEAAGVSLATIDRVLNERPNVSPKAARRVAEAIERIGFVRNPAAVALARNKTYRFRFVLPTSGDQYLSELIARVGEAREAARGDSTEVEVARIAMNDPHPVAKYLTGIDHEELDGVAVMAPESPQVRDALLRLVERGVKVVQFLSGQERLESADYVGVDNFAAGATAGKIVGRFIGERRGKIVVVSETMMALDSIQRRLGFDSIINTRFLQLECLPSLETYADEKRAEIIIQRTLQHNPDTVAVYVLSSEARIPLTAVWNTQVSRPLTIVAHERTPFSEQALVDERIDAVIAQDPGHAVRSALRIMRARSDHRELLASQERIRIEVLLKENLQFA
- a CDS encoding ABC transporter ATP-binding protein: MAQIRIQNVRKEFGPFTAVRSSSFTIEDGEFFMLLGPSGCGKTTTLRMMAGLELPTSGEIFIDGEEVGMKRASQRDIAFVFQMFALYPHMNVRRNISYPLVSQGMKREEVRTRVAEVARILRIEHILDKPVGGLSGGDRQRVALGRAIVRRPKAFFMDEPLGALDAEFREHMAEELRALHDRMGATTVYVTHDQLEAMQMGDKIVVMNHGVVEQFGRPQQIYDWPATKFVAQFIGSPSMNFLDFEGMIGINGDGVDLGGVRIKVPAAREGRAGRLTLGVRPEHVAFRDDAPYRGRVSAVEYLGTTQIVTLATAHGELKARISSAQAVREDELVGLEFDPRTLSLFDAESGKALLSQANEGVLGHG
- a CDS encoding carbohydrate ABC transporter permease, which produces MSSYSVTEPSLRQKWCAGVLVVLYALITILPLVWIIATSFKSPSDAIAYPPKTFFTPTVEGYVNVFTTRTRLTEEQLQAVGEPQTWYDRLVRKDGRVISGPSRFAERFTNSVIIGFGSTVLCIVLGTAAAYAFSRFKVPLKDDLLFFILSTRMMPPIAVAIPIFLMFRALGLSDTHAGMILLYTAVNLSLSVWLLKGFIDEIPIEYEEAALIDGYTRFQAFWKVVLPQAATGIASTAIFCLIFAWNEYAFAVLLTSGNAQTAPPFIPTIIGVSGQDWPAVAAGATLFLVPVMVFTILLRKHLLRGITFGAVRK
- a CDS encoding ABC transporter ATP-binding protein; this encodes MADVVLENVTKRFGDTVALDNVSLTVPDGAFVVLLGPTGAGKTTTLRMVSGLDKPDRGEVYLGGQPTKGLSPAERNVAMVFQQYSLYPHLTVRQNLEFPLKSPLLRTPRDVIDAKVKEVAEVLQIAHKLDNKATALSGGEMQRVSIGRALVRNPEIFLMDEPLSSLDAKLRADLRIELKRIQAKLGATLLYVTHDQIEAMTMATHVGVLNEGRLVQFGSPREVYEQPVSVYAATRLGQPRINVLPADLFAGAPAGAKSIGLRPEHIVQGNGEEALVKRVEHLGDQTRLHLTLKRHDLVTVTDAHTPLKGGETIRIQPSRPLYFDAAGMRLI
- a CDS encoding extracellular solute-binding protein; its protein translation is MKSRYVTSLAALGTLLAAGMSQANAKDLTLCWAAWDPANALVELSKDFEAKSGVKMKFEFVPWPNFADRMLNELNSGGKLCDLMIGDSQWIGGAAENGQYVKLNDFFDKEGIKMDDFIPATVVGYAEWPKNSPNYWALPAFGDVVGWSYRKDWFARPELQAEFKQKYGHDLAVPKTFAELKDIAEFFQKRQIDGKTVYGAAIYTERGSEGITMGVMDVLYSFGFQYENPAKPYDLQGYVNSAKAVKGLEFYKQLYDCCTPPGHSDAYMSEDIDAYKSGQVALHMNFAFTWPGINADANVGGDKSGYFPNPAGPDGVAFAQLGGQGISVVSSSEKKDDALAYIKWFAQPEIQQKWWQMGGYSALRKVVEDPGFATSQPYAQTFLDSMAIVKDFWAEPSYASLLQAAQKRFHDYVVAGQGSAQDALDGLVKDWTQVFDDEGKY
- a CDS encoding sugar ABC transporter permease — its product is MLQLSVNRVAAATPRAITRRVHGLSDRALAWLFVAPSIVLLLAVNIFPLIWTIRLSFTNFRVNRPNAEVEFIGLKNYLNILSDRDIWLTMQATAHFLIWTIVLQVLIGFTLAYLINKKFRGNDLWTTIIVLPMMLSPAVVGNFWTFLYQPQIGLFNYAVGFLTGADPSSFSMIGDVSLAPWAIVIVDTWMWTPFVMLICLAGLRSIPASIYEAAECDRASKWRQFWTITIPLVLPFLMLAVLFRGIENFKMFDLVVQLTGGGPGSVTELTSINLKREAFEKWRTGYASAYAVILFVTVFGLASIYVKALNKVKQR